One genomic region from Prevotella sp. Rep29 encodes:
- the mnmA gene encoding tRNA 2-thiouridine(34) synthase MnmA produces the protein MKQEELQDKKIAVLLSGGVDSSVVLYELVRQGLHPDSFYIKIGPEEQEEWDCTSEEDVEMATAVARRFGCRLEVVDCHQEYWNEVTRYTMEKVKAGLTPNPDVMCNRLIKFGAFDAKAGHDYDLIATGHYAQTEWADGRKWLVTSPDPVKDQTDFLAQIYDWQLRKALFPIGHYMKDEVRQIAEREHLVNAKRKDSQGICFLGKINYNEYLRRYLGEQEGDVVEWETGKRIGAHKGLWFHTIGQRKGLGLGGGPWFAIKKDMEKNILYVSKGYDPETAYQSDFKVHGFHFVTWNGESGGENLLPADVTFKIRHTPEYFKARIEKTSEDSFMVHSDAPIHGVAPGQFCVIYDENHHRCFGSGEITL, from the coding sequence ATGAAACAGGAAGAATTGCAGGATAAAAAGATTGCTGTGCTCCTCTCGGGAGGGGTGGACAGTTCAGTCGTGCTCTACGAATTGGTTCGGCAGGGGCTGCATCCTGACAGCTTCTATATCAAGATAGGTCCTGAAGAGCAGGAGGAATGGGATTGCACGAGCGAAGAGGATGTGGAGATGGCTACGGCTGTGGCGCGTCGTTTCGGTTGTCGTCTCGAGGTCGTTGACTGCCATCAGGAGTATTGGAACGAGGTGACGCGTTACACCATGGAGAAGGTGAAGGCTGGGCTCACGCCCAATCCCGATGTGATGTGTAACCGGCTGATTAAGTTCGGTGCTTTTGATGCCAAGGCGGGACACGACTATGACCTGATTGCCACGGGACATTATGCGCAGACGGAATGGGCGGACGGGCGGAAATGGCTCGTCACCAGTCCCGACCCGGTGAAAGACCAGACCGACTTTCTTGCTCAGATCTACGACTGGCAGTTGCGGAAAGCACTCTTTCCCATCGGTCATTACATGAAAGACGAGGTGCGGCAGATAGCCGAGCGTGAGCATCTGGTCAACGCCAAGCGTAAAGACTCGCAGGGAATCTGTTTCCTGGGGAAAATCAACTACAACGAATACCTGCGGCGCTATCTGGGCGAACAGGAGGGTGATGTCGTGGAGTGGGAAACGGGCAAGCGCATCGGAGCGCACAAGGGCTTGTGGTTTCACACCATCGGACAGCGAAAAGGACTCGGCTTGGGCGGCGGACCGTGGTTTGCCATTAAGAAAGATATGGAGAAAAACATTCTCTATGTCAGCAAAGGATACGACCCGGAGACAGCCTACCAGAGTGACTTTAAGGTGCATGGCTTCCATTTCGTGACGTGGAACGGTGAGAGCGGTGGCGAAAATCTGCTGCCCGCCGACGTGACGTTTAAGATTCGCCATACGCCCGAATATTTCAAAGCACGCATAGAGAAGACGTCGGAAGACAGTTTCATGGTGCATTCCGATGCTCCGATTCATGGTGTGGCGCCAGGGCAGTTCTGCGTCATCTACGACGAAAATCATCACCGCTGTTTCGGAAGCGGTGAGATTACTTTATAA
- a CDS encoding heavy metal-binding domain-containing protein, which produces MILSTTPTIEGQPIQKYLGVVTGETIIGANVWKDFKAGLRDFFGGRSSTYEKVLREAREAAQREMETEAMKLGANAVVGIDFDYETIGQSGSMLMVSCSGTAVVL; this is translated from the coding sequence ATGATACTCTCAACAACACCGACAATCGAAGGACAACCGATACAGAAGTATTTGGGTGTCGTTACTGGTGAAACCATTATTGGAGCCAACGTGTGGAAAGACTTTAAGGCAGGACTGCGCGATTTCTTCGGAGGACGCAGCAGCACTTATGAGAAAGTGTTGCGCGAGGCGCGGGAAGCGGCTCAGCGCGAAATGGAAACCGAGGCGATGAAACTTGGTGCCAATGCTGTCGTCGGAATAGATTTCGACTACGAAACAATCGGGCAAAGCGGTTCGATGCTTATGGTGTCATGTAGTGGGACGGCTGTCGTCCTTTAG